The following is a genomic window from Pyricularia oryzae 70-15 chromosome 5, whole genome shotgun sequence.
GTGCCCGACAGGGGGCGGGATCATAGTACAGTACAACAGGTTGGGGTGGGCTCCAGTTGGGCATCAAGATGAGCTAGCCAAGTTTATCAAGTTACCAGATCAGATAACGCCCCCCCTTTcccccatttttttttcttcttgtgttCACCCCTCTTCCTCTTTCAGCCCCCTGAGCTTTTTGGAAACAAGAGGTAAAATGCTAAGTGTCTTTTGGACGGAATATTCTGCTCCGTACCTACATACGAGTTGAAGCAGGGAGCGAAGAATGACGCGACATAACATCGATACCACCCACTCACTTCCCGTTGGCACACCACAACAGATTTGTTGCATGATACTAGCTTCACTGGACCCTTGATTGTCCTGCGGAGCTGGACCAACTAGTGCCACTGAGTGTCTGTAGGTAGAATAGCAagggtaggtaggcatcTTGGCATGCATACTCAGTAGGAACTGGTGCACTGGACATTGTGGTAAGATTTGGAGGAGTGGGTTTCGCCACTGGAATCCCAACACTAGCCACTGGCATTTGTCTGAGATCGCGCGATCGTCTTTGGGTAGGCTTGTGCGGTTTGGCCAGGAGCCTTTCTCGCTTCTCAACTCGCTTGAGGAGGTGCGGAATGAAGTGGACATAGCTTCCCAGCTACGGGGCTAAGGCTTCGGACTTGGCCCGGGGGCTGAAGTGAGGGTGAGATTGGTTTTCGAACTCTGAACTCCGCCTTTTCCTCCTGACCTTGAGGGTGGCGTGCATCGTAGCTGCAAAGTGTATACGCAAGGATAGGTACATAACTTACTTGGCTTGCGTGCATGCTGCGTTTTTGTCGATACTTCGTAGCTAGGTATACGTACGAAGTAGATGCCTCAAGCTACTCCGTACATGATACGACCGCATGGTCAGCAGTGCAGCCAATCATTGCCTTCAAAAGAGCAACGGCTGTCGTGATTAGACTGTGGATTGTGCAGGACGATATGCAGCAAGGTCGCCTTGCCTACATTATGAGTGGCGTATGAAGTGAACAAATGTTGGGTGGCTTGTCATTTGCAAAATCGGTCCCGAGAAGCGTTTTGTGCGTCTGTTGAAAGCTCGGCGTGTCCATGGCGGTCGATAGGCACGATAAGCTGTGAGGTGGGCGGTACATGGGTAGAGAACACAGAAGAGGCTTAGGCCCAGTGGTTTCCTGTTTGTCTCTTCATTTCCTCGACCTCGACTCGTTAtccctttctctctctctcttgctCTTGCTCTCTTGCTCTTTCTCGCAACTCCATCTGACAGACCCTTGCTGTCTTGTTAAGCGCGTTAATCTGACCCGGCTACACTAGCCACCGCCAGGGTGACAAGGATGGATGCAACCAGATGCGGCATGTACCTTGTGATACCTTGGTTACCCAATTTGGAATAGCTTGCTAATCCTTGATTGTGAGCTGCGGGCCTCGACTGGTCTCGAAGCAGTAATTGCAACGAATAGAATATATAGAATACCGAATCTCGATGAAACTGCTGCAGAGCCATTCGGAGGGTCGATTTATCCCGTAATGCCTCCGTATTTAGCAAATCCAGCCCGCGGAGATGTTTGAAAATATGCGCTAAACAAGGTTGAatttctttcctttcttttttattctctCTCCGACCCCGTCTTGTTTCTCGGCCTCTACGCAAAATGGATTCAAAGATTGCAAAAGAAGGCGAAAGCGATGTAGTTAGCGCGCTAATCGTACTTGCCCGCAGCGGAATACGGCGATGATTTTCAAGGCGGGGCCCCTGTCCATCGTCATTGTACAGTACAAGGTATCCGTAGGTATGTAAGACTTGCTTCCCTGAATACATAGTAgtgaaggaaacaaacaagtgGGACAGACAGGGCTCCTACCCCGTACGCAAAATTACCCTACtccgtacagtacagtaccaaAGTACCTGCTCACCTGATCGCGACTTCCTTTTACTTTGTACTTATGCTCCCTTCCATCATCATGCCGCCCATGTGTGGGCTTTCAATTTTATTCACTGGTATTTCCCAGGCAAGATCTTCGAACTGACTCAAAGAAAACCAATGGCATGTGCCCTGCTGAGGTCTGGCCATTAATGGATCAAATAGGTGGTCAAATGAGTTATTACCCAAGGTACTTACAATAAACAGTCTGCCTCCCTTGAGGTGGGTTTATTGAGGTGGGTTTAACCCACTTTACAAGTTTACACCATCCATTCGGGAAAGTAATCGAGATTCATCCATGGATCCTACGTTGCCCAGGCAAGGTAGGAACGTAtgtagtaggtacctacctttgaTACTGGCGATACCCTGACATACCGGTACATTTGGTGCCCAAGCACGGCCACCAAGATGATCACTCCTGGCGTAGAATGTACCTGGCTTGGTTTCCATTTTTATGCAACGGATAGTACCCGAACCAGCATACGGTAGGTAAGATGGTATATTGCCTGTGCTACATTACTCTGTTGTACAACAATTAGTATGTAATCACTGGCCCCACCGATCAGGGACGGCTGTTTGAGAGATTCAGCCCGCGTATTTGTCTTATCGACCATCAACGAATCGCGGGGGGTGAGTCGGCATTTGACCCGACCTTCCATCAATACGAACACAAAGCTTTCCAAGGTAAGTACTTATCCATCCTATACTAAGACGCTCACAGTACCTTTGAATGACATCAAAAAAGGCGGGCCTCGACGCCGCAGCACTAACCACCCACCTTTTTAGAGTACCGGTCGCATGCTACCCGCAACTTGGGCACTGCGAGCGATCAGGTGTCTTGTTTGAGAATGGTGGGAAtcaacccctgaaaatcagTGAGCAGCGAGAACATGTCATCATTATTATCATCGCCATCGTCATAACCACCACCTCAACACCAGTGGACGCCGCTCACCATCATCGGCCTCGTCACCGTCCTCTACCTGCCAGCATGGCTTCCCCTCCGCGAAACCCTACGCCTGCCCATCGAGAATCTGATGCTATCTGCGCAGCTCTGTCGACGAACAAGGTAACACGAAGCGACCATGGACACCGGTCACGGGCGCCTCGGATGGTATCAGCCGCCAGCTAGCCGCCGAGCTGGCCACTCACGGTTTCGACATCGTCGTGCACGGTCGCAACAACGCCAAGCTGGCCACGGTTGAGGGCGAGCTGCGACGCGAGTTCCCAGCACGAGAGTTCCGCTCGCTTGCAGCCGACTTGGGAAAAATGCCGCGCTTTAACTGCTTCGCGGCCGCTGCACCACCATCCGGGGGTGCCGTCGACCTGGATTCCATCGTCGTACAGCTCCGCGGTCTGCAACTCACGGTCGTGGTGAACACACCCAGCGCGCTCAATCGTCGCCAAAGTGGCTGTGGCAGGGGCGTTGTGGTCCCGTATCTTCTTCATGGGCTACCGGCGGCGATCGTGGAATTGTTGTCCGAGTTTGTGAGAGCGAACATACCCGTCAAGGTAACAAGGATCTGATTGTAGATTTTTCAGAAACAAactacccccccccccccccccccccccagtgATGAGGATGGCTGTCTCAAGCGTGGCACTGGCTGCTACTATCGAGAGCATACGCCTCAACCTCTCCGCATCATCCGTTCACCAGTGATAGATATTCTAGTTCCCTGGTGGTATTGTGTGCCGGGGCTAGATAAGGTGTCCAGGTCATTCAGTGGCGTTGTACGCATTTGCACGCTCGTCAGAAGACCGGAAAGTGTCGGTAGCCTTCCACTTGGCAGCATATGTTCCATTTGATCCAATTGTATGAGCGATCGCAAGTTTTGCCCTTACCGATCAAAGTAATGTTCCCTTTTCAAGAGATGGAGTCGCATACGCTATGAATTGTGGCAGATGTCATGGTATGCCCGAACAAAATGACGTCGCTGGGTCAATGAATTTGGCGATTCAAAAGAGAAGTGAAAAGAATATGCATGCAGACCAGATCATGGCCACTCCTTGATGTGGAAGGTGTAACTGATTCACTTTTTTTAGGTGTTGTTGGGCTTTCCAATGCTTTCTCAGTACCAGAATACCTTCGCTACTTTGTAGAtcgtctagtctagactagaactagtctttCCTGAGCCCAAGAACCCTTCCTTTCCTGAATAGGGTACAGACCAAGACCCACAAATACAGGAACTGTGATGTCCCCACAGACAGCGTCTGCAACGGTGCAACCATAACGTCAAGCCAACCTACGACGCCCACGTGCAACCATGTACCTCTACGCCTCCAACATTAGACCGAGCAACTGCAGCCGCTTGTAGGTTCCCATAGCAGGGAGAATACAAGCAAAAACCCTGGCCCCCTCCGACGAGCATTTCTAAACTAGAAGGTCTGCGACTTTATTTCCACAAGGGTCTTAAATTCGGTTTCATTTTCGGACGTATTTCTTGTGCCCGACCGTGGCTCGAGGATCTCACCTCCTCTTCACTGTCGAGCATAGCAAGGGAGAgatagagagagaaaaagaagccaTGTCGCAAAAAATCACGGGCAAGAACCTCTCATActcccaaaacctcccaCCTTTCCTCGCGCGCCTACAGGGACAAGGCCGCGGGCCCGCAGATGGACCCGATCCGATACTAGCCGGCCGGCGCCGGGCAGCTCGGCCGCGTGACGACGGAGAGGACGCTCCCGTCGTGCTGGACGAGCAGGGAAATGTCGTCGACGATGTGCGCGTCGGTGTAGACGGGTCGGCGGTGAGGACTGCTTTCGGCTGCGGGGACGACGAAGGTGCTGGTGAGGAGGGCGACAAGAATGCGGGCGAGGGCGCTGTCGATGGTGCGAAAAGAGAGGTTGGAATCGGGGCTAGGAAGAGGAAGGTCGCCCCAGGTAAGGTGATTGGTGGGGCGGATGAggacgatgaggatgatggTAGTGTTGATGAGGTCCCCGGCAAGAAGATGGGCAAGGGCGGCAAGAGTAAAGCCGCCGTGACGGACCATGATGCGGGCGGAGAGACGACACAAGCCGTTGCAGCGTCCAAGAAGGCATCAGCAACCTCAACTGGGGTCGGGAAGTCAACGAGTAGCAAAGGGCAgaagaaggccaagaagatCAAGCTCAGCTTTGGCGATGACGGGGATTGATTCGGCACTTGTACACCTCATGTTTATTATATCTACTTACGCTGCAATATTTAAGTAAACACCTCGATCGGCACCTGGCCTGGCTTTGGTCGCGGATGGCAGAAGAAGCGCGGCGGGCGTTGTAAGGTTAGAGAATCAAAACCAGCACCCAAGACCAAATCGCATTTGTTTTGGACCGTACAGAGACTGAAGGCTGCTGCATGTAACGCCGGCAAGGGAGACATCCCATGGTGCCGATCAACAATACCCCGAAAGCTTCTCGCAAAGAACGAATTTCCCAATGCCATTCAAGCTTCCGCCAGGGCAGCGGTTAATTTAGCCCTTGGTACATAGATCATGGTCATAAACACAAAACACCCAGCCCGAGACAGCACACAGTTCTCTCCGATtaacaaagaagaaaaatcagTCTATTCACTCCACCGTCCCGCAGACTATTCTACAAAATGCGAACAACACCATGGCTTTTAATCCCCCGACCCCATCGCTAAGGTTTGTGTTGGGGCATATCCAGCTGATTGATGTACCGGCCCAGGCGTTTCGTTATCTTGAAGCACCTCAAAAAGCAAGCAGCGAAGAATGGGCTTCTATTTTCTTTAGTAGTACTTGGGGTGGACGTAGTCGGCAAATGTCTTGACGTCCTCCTGTCCGTGGTGATCGTGGctgtggtggtggtcgtCCTCCTTGCCAACAAACTCCATCTTGAAAACGCTGCCGCACTCGGGGCAGCGCTCGACGGGGCGCTTCTTGTCCATCTGTttgttcgtcgtcgtgaattAGCCTTGTCTCTGCTTTGTTGGTATATTTTTACCATGGGTCGACCAATAATATAAAAGAAAACTCACGCCGAGCCAAAGGACCTCGTGCGAGTCCTTGGGGAAACCAGTGCATCCAACAAATTGCTCCTCACCGGCGGAGCGGACCATAACGGGCTTCTCAATGGTGCCCTTGTACGGGGCGTCCAGGGGCTTCATGTTGAAAATGTCGATGCCCTCCATCTTACCGAGAATCTCGAGACGCTCGAGACCAGTCGACTGCTCAAGATCCGTAGGGACGGTACCAGCCTTGGCACCGGGGCCGACGAGGTCGTCAATGGTCTTGATATCTGTGCAATAGGCACAAAGGAGTTAGTTAGTATCGAACTGCTTCTCATCTATAGAGCTCGTTCATGATATTCTGTCTCGTTTGTGCCCAATAGAACCAGGCTTTCTACCCGGAACCAGAATCGGCCGTAGATAAGCCATTGAAGGAGATTCTGGCCCCTGTAGAAGGCCATAAGACATCGAGAGAATATGGCGAGAAGGTTGCGTTCAAGAAACGAGTGTGAGGTGTCGTACCGGCGAGAGTCTGGACCTTGGGAGTCGGTGCCTTCGATTCGCTTTCGTTGGAGCCTGTCGAATGGGCAATTGAAGATCCCAGTCAGTTTCAAATCGCTCAATTGGTCCCAGAAAGTGACTCAAATTGTAGCTAGGGCCATAGCTATCGTCCCGAGCAGAGCACAAAGGACCAGGCAGCAATCCGGGTCAACTCACGGCGAGCAACCGAGGTCACAAAGCTTCGGCGCACAACGCCCGAGATGGCGGCGCGACGCGCGACACCAAAGGCAGTTCGTGACAACATGGCGACTATTTCAATTGGGTGGTTTCGGGGGAGGGGGGAGTTTTCTGACGGTCGTGGGGGCGGCCGGGTGTGTTCGTGTTGTTGTGTTGCTCTTTGCGAAAAGCGGGATTTGGGAAGTGAGGATTTGACGTTGACGAAATCCCGAATGGCCTGATTCAAGGTCCAGTGGAATCAGGCACACACTTGCTGGCTAACGCAAGGCTGGGCTGCTACCAGAAATTGCTCCACTGGACAGGAGCTAATTACTAATTTAGGAATGGTACGGAAATGGAGTCACGTGACTGAACGACGACGTTGGTCGCCGTCGGTTACATTTctcacctaccttaccttacgtTACGTACTTTGGGTAGTCATCATTTTCCTTGGTGTCTTTCTTATGTTGACTACCTGCCTTCTTGACCTGCAATATCAAAGTATTCTCTACATCTGTAAAATATCACATGTGTATTTTGTGACTTTTCGACCACCCCTAAGATGGCTTCGTTATTTTGAGCGTTCAAGATGGGAGAGGAAGTAAAGGACATACATGTTCGTGCAAATGATATCACTCATATTTGGATTCCGATAGTGTTAGTAAAACCGAGGTTGAGTGGACTGATGTGCTGCCATCCTTGTCTTGCAGGCAACATTTACCCACTCGCTAACATTAGCTGAGGACGATGGCCTTCGTTTCTGGCCGTGCATTTTAACGTATCATCGTTAAGCATGTTTGAGTTGTTTTACTAGACGCCATATTACAGCATCTCTTCACTCTAGCACTGTCCAGACCGCCTGGAGGCACTGGACTTGGTGTCTGCCCTCGTCGCTCGGGAACACAAGCAATGACTTCAGCTCCTGTCTGAAGATGGCTTTGTCTAGATCCTGACCTAGTCACAAAGGAGGATtcccatggccatggctaTCAATGCCGAGGATCAAACACCTCTGGGAACGCCATAATGGCTCGCCCTGCCAGAAACGCTCCAAGACATGAAACCTATCGTGGTGGACCATATCAGCCATGTGGGAAGACAGACGAGTATTGACATTGTGCGCAGCTTCGAATTATTGGCACCTCCTATGCTATGCCAGTCACCGATAATGACCAAGAGAAGAACTCGGCCTTTATATCTattatcatcatcatcatcatcatcatcatcatcggtGCCATGTCAAGTCCTAACCAGACTGCGCCTCTAGGTATTGTCACAAGCCACAATGAGACGGAGGATGCACTGTTTCCGTTGACAGACACAATGACGAGGCAGAGGAGATAACATGCTATATATAGCTTGTAAAAACTAGCAATAAGCAGCCAGACGTAGGGAGTATAGAGCATGAAAGAGATGAGCCACCCGAGCGCCAAGGACGCCAGcagtccaaaaaagaaaaaaaaagattaggTACAAGGTTACAAACAACAACCAGAGGAGGGGAATATTAGATAGACCCGGCGCACTTGTCGCAGGCAAAAACGACGAATTTCACAAAAAGGCAATTTGCTCCCCTCCTTATGCGTGCATTAGATTCATATCCATCGAAACAACGAAACTTCACGGCATTCTTCTTCAAGTCCTTCTCTGTTTTCATAGCATGACTAGTCCCGCGAAAGCCACCACAACGGCGAAAGCGCTGCTGCCGCTCAAGATGCTGGGGGTTTCGACCCTACCTCCCGCGTTCTTGGAAGAACCGCCGGTCCCGCATTTCTGAACAAAGTTGTCTGAGAAGCAGTTGTCGGGCGGCTGCGCCGCCTGACCGCCGCCCTGGTTGGTACCGGCCTGGCCGGGCCCGACGCCGCTACCACCGGGGACCGAAGGAATATCGACGCCGGTTGTCGACGCGTCGGGTTTGCTCTTGTCGCCGCCTTTGTTCATGTCCAGACCAGTGGCCTGCAACGACGAGAGGATGCCGTTCTTGTCACTGTCGACAACAGTGTCGTTGGTACCCCGGGCGCTGTTGTAGTAGTACGTCTTGCCCTTGTTGGTGCCGACACCATTGCTGCCGTCCCAGCACTTGATCTCAACCTCGGAGACCATGGCGTAGTAGTAGCCCGGGTCCTTCAAGTCCGGGTGGTCAACCCAGTTAATGGCACCGCCGGCCCAATCAACCGTACCCTTGGGGTTGGTGTCTGCGCCTCCCGGCCAGATGGAGAACTGGACACGAGACGGTGTCTGAGGGAAGTCCCACTGTTGGGCGGTGGCGTTCCACGTCTCCGACCTCTTCTTTGTGCGCCCCTTCTTGCCATCGACCAACCACGTGATCTCGTCGGGGGTCCAGTTGATTTCGTACTCGTGGTAGTTCTCAAACGTGTTCGAAGTCCCCGTGATGTTGCCAGACTGATCGTACTTGGGAATTCCCTGGAAGTAGTAGTTGGTCTGGGTGGTCTCGAGGTCGACACCAACCCATTCGTAGTCGATCTCGTCCTTGACATCGCTGAAGAGAATGAATGCAGTGACGACACCGCGGCCACGGCTAGTCTTCATCTTGGCCTTGACGTTGCCGTACCACATGTAATGTGTCGACGACAGCACCGTGCCGACGGAGCGCGGCGGCATCGTCAAAAGAAGATTTCCATTCGAGAAGAGAGGCTCGCCCGTGACGACCCAGTCGGCCTTGCTTGCGTCACCCAGGTACTCGCTGACATCCTGGATTCTGTCCTTGCTGTTGAAGGTGAACTTTTTGCTCTGACACGTCGGCTCAGGCACGCAAGAGTCGAGAGAAAAGGACATGCGCGGATCGCAACCTCCAAGGCAGAATGCGCCAGTTCCACAGTCGCCGTAGACTGTGTGACGTGGGAAATACGCCGGTTAGCTTCTCATTTGCTTACTTTTTAATCCGCCAAACCCTTATCACCTGGTGGCTGGGCTAATGCGTGGTAGACTGTTTGTGTGCCGTGACTGCCGAAGCAGTGTAACCAACCACCAAAGCGCGGTGACATGCCGGGAGGACAGGACAGGACATAACCGAGAGAAAGCAGACTTACGACCACAGCAAGGTGCTTCCTTTGGACAATGCTTATCGAGTGAGCACTTGAGACCGTCGGCAGCAAGTACCGATTGAGCGCTCAGCAGGGCAGCAGCGCCTATCGACAAAATTGTCGACTTCATTATGAGTATTGTGGTGGAATTATATGCCGATAGCGACCGTTATCTCCTTGGACTTTCAACCCCGACAGAGGTGCAGAAGAGGTCGAAAGACTTGAGTGAAAATAGGGATGGTTGAAGTCAATCCCTCGCTGGAAAGTGAACAGTTGAAACTTGGGTATCTTGGGTGCTGGATAAAGGGATTATGCCGTGTATGATGTCGTTGACTCTGAGACAGGAGAAGGCAAACAATTTGTCTTTGGAATGCCGAGAGACAATGAAGGAGGCGGTACAAAACCTGTGGAAACAGTATTGTAAGCCAACAAAACCTTCTCTATTATGATTTGTCTTTGCCGTCTGTTTTATTGTCTTGGGGTGGTCTCGTGCAAGAAAACGGTCTGCGCCAGGGAAACTCGATGAAACCTCCTTCGATGCTTGTTGTATCTCCGGAGAGCAAGAGAGTGAGGGAGTAAAGATGTTGGATTAGGCGGATCCTCGAGAAGGATTCTTTCGGTGATTATAATACTTGGGTAACGAGTGTGTGCACCGTGTTGGTGTGAGTCGCGAACGAGTGGCGGCCGGGAGTATGGCCGAGAGTAAAGAACTAACTAGCGACAAAGCAAAGCCGCGACCGTTGATGGACCAAATTGGTTCGAACGGCTCATCAATTGGCGTATCAAGTTAATACACAAAAAATGCAACAAGCCATCAAAGGCGTGCGTGATGTGTGACTTTTGCTTTGTGGCGTGACTCCCGACGACAATAGGCCCTTCCTTTTTCAGGCTGGTTGTGTCTGACTGAACGAAAGGCGGTCCGAAAGAGGGATGCGAGGGGGAAGGGGAAGGGGATCAAAAACAATCAATCCCCTGATTTCTCGGGAATCCGAACTTGGCATAAAATCCACCCCTTTGACCTAGATCATCACTCAATGCCGCCCACACACTCCCCCAATGGGATTTGATGGAGGGTGGTCCACGGAGATCCACATCTCATTGCTTGGTAACGCGGGCGTACTGTACCGAGTATATTAGAGTGAAGACTGCCGCTGGCTGCGCTGCTTCGAGTGCGGTACCACTGCACAGTGCCTGGCTAAATGGGGTCTTTACAACCACGAGGGGCCGCCACTATGCTTGTGACAGTGGCCCTATTGCTTTTAGCTCGCCCAGATTCGGCCGAGTCTTGCTGATCGTACTGTACAGTAGCAAGAAGAGTAGTCGAATTGGTTTCCAAGAACCATCCTTCGCGTCAGTCATGTCGTTGGTTATTTTATGCTAAATAAACAAATTTGAAAGTTTGCAAGTTGAGCAACCTCGGCAAATCGCTAAATAAACTTGACGGGGAATTGAGTCAACAAAAAACACTCCTGTTCGTCGATCTTCTTCTCCCCGACCGAACCTAACTACCTATGCTACCCTGCTTCAGCAACTTAAATTTT
Proteins encoded in this region:
- a CDS encoding cytochrome c oxidase polypeptide IV — translated: MLSRTAFGVARRAAISGVVRRSFVTSVARRSNESESKAPTPKVQTLADIKTIDDLVGPGAKAGTVPTDLEQSTGLERLEILGKMEGIDIFNMKPLDAPYKGTIEKPVMVRSAGEEQFVGCTGFPKDSHEVLWLGMDKKRPVERCPECGSVFKMEFVGKEDDHHHSHDHHGQEDVKTFADYVHPKYY
- a CDS encoding cell wall glucanase — protein: MKSTILSIGAAALLSAQSVLAADGLKCSLDKHCPKEAPCCGLYGDCGTGAFCLGGCDPRMSFSLDSCVPEPTCQSKKFTFNSKDRIQDVSEYLGDASKADWVVTGEPLFSNGNLLLTMPPRSVGTVLSSTHYMWYGNVKAKMKTSRGRGVVTAFILFSDVKDEIDYEWVGVDLETTQTNYYFQGIPKYDQSGNITGTSNTFENYHEYEINWTPDEITWLVDGKKGRTKKRSETWNATAQQWDFPQTPSRVQFSIWPGGADTNPKGTVDWAGGAINWVDHPDLKDPGYYYAMVSEVEIKCWDGSNGVGTNKGKTYYYNSARGTNDTVVDSDKNGILSSLQATGLDMNKGGDKSKPDASTTGVDIPSVPGGSGVGPGQAGTNQGGGQAAQPPDNCFSDNFVQKCGTGGSSKNAGGRVETPSILSGSSAFAVVVAFAGLVML